Within the Candidatus Acidiferrales bacterium genome, the region GCGTCAGGAAAGAAGAAGAAGGTCTTTTTGATTTCCTGACGGTGTCCGACGGCACCGCTTTTATCAATGTGGATGACAGGAACATCACTGGCATGTCTAGACTTCCGAAACATAGATTCGGCTTCGGTTTTCAATCCGGAACGGCGAAGCGAAGGAATCTTTCCGGCAGACTTTTCGGCATAGACAGAAGAGGATGCGCGTTATTCGAGATAAGGTACTCTGGCAGGACTGAATTGGTTCGCTTGAGGATACCGGGAATTCATAATGCGATGAACGCGCTTGCGGCAGCAGCGATCGGCTGTAAGTATGGGATTAGTCTGTCAAACATAAAGAGCGCCTTGGAAAATTACAGGGCTTTTGAGAAGCGGATGCAGCTTATCGAAACCCGGGGAGTGAGGATTCTTAACGACACGTACAATTCAAATCCGGAATCTGCCCTCTCAGCGATCCGCTGGCTGTCCATGATCCGCGCGAAAGGGAAAAAGGTTGCAGTGCTTGCCGACATGCTCGAACTTGGCGAATCAGCGTTGCAGGAACACCGGAAAATCGGAAATGAAATTGCGGAAATAAATTTTGACTATCTCCTCACATATGGAAATCTCGCGAAAGAGATTTCAGCTGCAGCCGACAGTCATGAATATCATGGCACGGCCGGCAAAATGAAAATAGAAGCTTTCGACGACAAAGAAAAACTTTCCCGAAGACTTCTGGATATAATTTCAGTAGGTGACATTGTCCTCATTAAAGGTTCGCGTGGAATGAAGATGGAAGAAGTCGTAAGTGCGTTAACGAACCGACTTCCAAATAGAGGGTTTCGCTGATGCTGTATTATTTGTTCGATCTCCTTGAAAAACATTTTCACCCCCCCGGTTTCGGAGTATTCAGGTATATTACTTTCCGTTCAGCACTCGCTGCGATAACCGCGTTGCTGATCAGCTTTGTGATCGGTCCAGTTGTGATCCGGAAACTCCATAAACACCAGATCGGAGAACAGGAAAAAGTAGAAGGCCCGGCCTCCCATCTTTCGAAAGCGGGCACCCCGACGATGGGCGGGATAATAATTATCGGCTCTGTGGTTGTGCCGCTTTTGCTGTGGGGAGACCTCGCAAATCCTTACGTGCGTTTGATTCTTTTGATTACTCTCTGGCTGGGCATGTTAGGATTTGTCGACGATTACATGAAGGTGGTGAGGAAAAAGCGAAAAGGACTCATCGCGCGGTACAAATTGATCGGACAATTCGGAATCGGGTTGATCGTCGGAGCAGCTCTATACTTTTCACCTCAGTTTTTTCCTTTCAATTCGGTCACCACCGTTCCATTTTTCAAAAACTTGAACTTTGATTATTCCTTCTTCTATATCCCGGTGGTGATTTTTGTAATTACTGCCACTTCAAACGCCGTCAACCTCACGGACGGGCTGGACGGTCTTGCTGTCGGTGCAGTCGGAATCGTGGCGCTGACCCTTGCACTCATGAGTTACATCTCGGGCAATATCGATTTCAGCCGGTATCTGAACATAATTTATCTCCGCGGTACCGGTGAGCTTACGGTCTATTGTGCGGCACTAGTCGGAGCGTCTCTCGGCTTCCTGTGGTACAATGCTTATCCTGCACGAGTGTTCATGGGAGACACGGGTTCGCTTGCACTTGGTGGAGTGATAGCAGGAATCTCTATAATGATTAAAAAGGAATTGGTACTTCCGATACTCGGTGGAATTTTTCTCGCAGAGGAGTTGTCGGTAATAATTCAGGTGCTTTATTTCAAATACACGAAGAAAAAATACGGAGAGGGGCGGCGAATTTTTAAAATGGCGCCGCTGCACCATCACTTCGAGCTTTACGGCGTGCCGGAGCCGAAAATTGTTACGCGTTTTTACATAGTCGGGATTTTGCTGGCGATACTCAGTTTAACGACTTTCAAGGTGAGATAATTTGGCGAAGCCTGATAAAATAAAATCCGCCCGAGTTTCCGTTTTGGGAGCGGCCCGAAGTGGTCTGTCCGTTGCAGGGCTTCTGAAGTCGCAGGGCGCCGTCGTGTTCGTGAGCGACAAAAAACCTAAAGAGGAATCCGCGCAGGAAAGCAGGACGCTGGATAATCTCGGAGTTGATTATGAATTCGGTGCTCATACGGACAAGATTTTTGATGCGGATTTCATCGTGATCAGTCCCGGTGTACCATCAAACTCAAACTTAGTGCATCATGCTGAGAAGGTGGGTCTGAAAGTTTACAGCGAGGTTGAGGTCGCGTCATGGTTTTGCCGGGCTCCGATTGTTGCAATAACCGGCTCCAACGGCAAGACGACAACGACGACTCTGATTGGAAAAATTTTCGAAAACGCCGGATGGAAAACAATCGTTGCCGGGAATATCGGCTTCCCCTTTTCTGATTATGTCCTTGACACCGATGAGAAGTCCGTCGCAGTGGTGGAAGTGTCGAGTTTTCAGTTAGATCACATTGACACTTTCAAACCGAAAGCTGCCGTGCTTCTCAATATCACACCCGATCACCTTGACAGATATGAAAATTACGAGGCTTATAAGAACTCCAAATTCAGAATTTTCATGAACCAAACTCCTCACGATTTTGCGATATACAATCATGACGATGAAGCAGTCAGCAAGCATTGCAGCAAATTGGACATTATCAAATTACCATTCAGCGTGAAAGGGAAAATTTCTTCCGGCGCGTTTGTTGAAAGCGACGAAGTCTTCTTCGTCGGAGAAGGGAAACAGGATCATCTTATAGGCTCAGGAGAAATAAAAATTCCCGGCATCCATAATCTTTATAATTCTATCGCTTCGGCTCTTGCTGCGAGGTCTCTCGGAGTCTCACCGGGTGTAATTGCAGATACATTGAGAGAATTTCCCGGAGTCGAGCATCGTCTCGAACCGGTGCGTGAACTCGGCGGAGTGAGGTACATAAACGATTCAAAGGCGACGAATGTCGATGCGGTGTGGTACGCTCTCGGAAGTTTCGAATCTCCAATCGTACTGATTGCAGGCGGAAAAGACAAAGGGAACGATTATTCACCTCTCTTCGATCTTGTCAGGAAAAAAGTCCGTGCCATGGTGCTCATCGGCCAGGCTGCGGCAAAAATGCAGAAAGAATTTTCCGACAAGACGAAGTGCGTCATGGCTTCATCCATGGAAGATGCCGTTGCGAAGGCGCGCGGGGAAGCAAAACCGGGTCATGTCGTTCTTCTCTCGCCGGCTTGTGCAAGCTTCGACATGTTTCATGATTACGAACACCGGGGGCGTGAGTTTAAAAGATTGGTAATGGAACTGGAATGAAGAAGATGAAACCCGCAGATAAATGGTTTTTGTTCGCGGTGATCTCACTCATGCTTATGAGTCTCGTCGTCGTTTACAGTGCAAGTGCATTCTGGGCGGAATTAAAATTTCAAAACCCTGCTTACTTGTTGAAGAGCCATCTCTTCAAAGTTCTAGTCGGAATCGTTTTAATCTTTGTCTTTGCGAAGCTCGACTACCATAAATACCAGAAACACGCATTACACATTCTTGTCATTTCCGCATTGTTACTTATTGTCGCACTCGGGCAAAGGGTAATGATAAAAGGTGCCGCTCGCTGGATCCATCTCGGGATTTTCAGCTTTGAGCCTTCTGAGATTGCCAGGATAGCCATCTTGTTTTTCATTGCAGCATACTTGACTGAAAATTCGGAGAAACTCCATGATTACCGGAGTTTATCACAGCCTCTCGCCGCGTCGGGAATAATTGCCGGATTGATTGTCCTGCAGCCGAATTTCAGCACCGCACTGATGATTTTTGCAGTCGTCGGATTGATGTTTGTCGCCGGAGGCGTCGGAAAAGCACATCTTGCAATTTTAGTCGTCGGAGTAATCATAATCGGCGCGGGAGTATTAACGTTTGAATCGTACCGCATTGCACGAGTTCAAGCATGGATGAATCATGGCTCCGGAAATTATCAGGTTCAGCAATCTATAATAGGGTTCGGCAATGGCGGAATTTTTGGAGCGGGGCCCGGCAATAGCAGGCAGAGAAATCTGTTTTTGCCGGAGTCTTACGGTGATTTTATTTACTCGATCATCGGCGAAGAATACGGTTTGTGGGGATCCATCCTGGTTATGTTGATCTTCTTGTTCATAGCTCTTCGTGGGACGGCGATTGCAAAGCTTGCGCCGGATAGATTTGGCTCCTTGCTAGCGGCCGGGATAACTTCCGGAATTTGTCTTTATGCTTTTGTCAACGCGGCTGTGGCGATCGGCATCTTCCCCACTACCGGACTTCCTATGCCGTTCGTCAGCTATGGTGGTACGGCCATGATAGTCAATTCGATAGCGGTAGGAATTGTTTTGAATGTCTCGAAGCAAATTCCCGCTACGGAGAAAGAGTATTACTCAATTGCCAGAAGGAAGAAACATACGGTAAGAGATAATGACGAGCCCGTCGTCGGGAGGGTCTACAGCTGATGGTGAAAGTCGTCTTTGCAGGCGGTGGAACCGGAGGTCATCTTTTTCCCGCTATTGCCATTGCAGAAAGGCTGATGGAAAAGAAAGATGTAGACGTAATGTTTGTGGGCACTAAAAACAAGATTGAAGGTCGAGTCGTGCCCCAGCTTGGCTACAATTTTTTCGCTATCTGGATAGGCGGCTTCTCGCGAAAATTCAAGCTATCGAATCTTCTTCTTCCGTTGAAGATACTCGTTTCCGTTTTCCAATCGCTGAAACTCCTCCTGACATTCAAGCCTCAAGTTGTGGTGGGTACCGGCGGATATGTCTCCGGACCGGTGTGCGCGGCCGCGGTGGTCACCAGGACGCCGATTATTCTTCAGGAGCACAACAGTTACCCCGGCGTGATGACGAGATTGTTTGCGCCGTTCGCTCGCGAAATTCATATTGCGTTTGATTCATCGAGAAGATACTTTCGCTCCACGCGCAATCTCTTCCTGACCGGGAGTCCGATTAGGAAAATGTCGAAGGTTAATCGCAGGGATGCACTAAGATTTTTCGGCTTGAACCCCGAGAAGCACACTCTTCTCGTGACGGGCGGAAGTCTTGGAGCCGTGAGGCTCAATACTGCCGTGTTGGAATCGGTAGATGATCTGTTGAAGCGCGATTACCAATTGATATGGCAAACTGGCTCCGTTGATTTCGATCGAATCATCGGGAGGCAGCGGCAAAATCTTGGCCGAATCATCGTCGAAAAATTCCTGGATAAGATGGAGTATGCTTACTCGGCGGCAGATATTGCCGTTTGCAGAGCCGGGGCTACAACAGTTGCCGAGCTTATCTATTTCAATCTTCCGGCACTCATCGTTCCATATCCTCATGCGGCCGCGAATCATCAGGTGGAGAACGCACGCACGTTGGTTGCGAGCGGCGCCGCCGTCATGGTACAGGAATTTGAGATCGGAGAAAAGTTTAAGAAGGAATTATTTGCACTGGTTGATGACTCTGATCGGCTCTCGGAAATGAGTAAAAAGATCGGCGGACTGTCTCGTGACGATGCGGCGGAAATTATTGCGGAATCAATTTTAAGGATTGCAGGTACAGATGCGTAGACATTTTAAGCGCAGATTTGAATTTTACTACCAGTCCGTGGCGGTATATGCGGTCGCTCTGATCCTATATGCCGTCATAAGAGGAACATTTGCTGAGAGCGAGTTCAAATTGGTCTTCAGAGACCCGATTGTTTATGCTTTCATCTGCGTGCTGATTTATTCGGTAGTTGTTCTTGTGGTGAATATGCTTTTTCAGCGAGACGTCGTGGTTACCGACGATTTTATCATTTTGCAGAACAGGTTTGACAGCAAGACGATCAATCTTACTGAGTTAGAATGGATCCAGGTTGGGAGACCGAAGCGGATGAAGGTACGCGGGAGTTATCGGGTCATAAAGATGAAATTGAAAAATCACTTGAGAGCCGTTCGCATCAACCCGGTCCATTTCCACGACGAAAAGGGAATGATGGAGATTTTTAGGGATCTGAGCGGAAAGATCAATCCTACGACTCTCCCGAAGAAAAGGCTGCGTTCTTTCAGGAGAAAAAATGTTTAAGAGCGTAAGAAAAATTCATATGGTCGGGATCGGTGGAATCGGGATGAGTGGAATTGCCGAGATCCTTATGGACCAGGGTTTTGAGGTTAGCGGCTCGGACAGGCAGCTTACCGAAATAACCGAGCGGCTCGCAAAATTGGGCGCAAAAATTTTCAGGGATCATGCCGCCAAAAATCTCGATGATGCGGACGTTGTCGTATATTCATCGGCGGTTCACCTCGATAATCCTGAACTCGTTGCGGCGGCGGAAAAGAAAATCCCCGTGATAAGAAGAGCTGAAATGCTCGCCGAGCTCATGCGGATGAAATACGGGATTGCAATTGCAGGCACACACGGCAAAACCACCACGACAAGCATGACAAGCCTTGTATTGATGGAAGGTAATATGGATCCCACAGTTATAGTTGGGGGAAAGCTTTCGAGCTTAGGTGGAACTAACGCGCGGCTCGGTCACGGAGATTACATAGTGGTTGAAGCGGATGAGTTCGACAGATCGTTTCTTCAACTAACCCCGGTCATAGCAGCGATCACGACGCTTGAGCGCGAACATCTTGACATTTACTCCGATCTCGAAGACATAAAACGAGCATTTATGGAATTTGCAAACAAAGTCCCGTTCTATGGATTTGTTATTCTTTGTTTGGATGAACCGTCTATCCAGGAAATCCTCCCGTCGATCAGGAAGAAGGTAGTTACTTACGGTATCAGCGCTCAGTCGGATTTGCGCGCAGTAAATATCTCGTTCGCTGAAAACAGAAGCAAATACAATCTTCTCCGGTTCGGCAAGGATCTCGGGGAAATCGAGCTGAGCGTTCCGGGATTGCACAATGTGAAGAACTCCCTTGCCGCAATAGGTATCGGACTTGAGTTGGGGATAGAATTTTCAAAGATCAAGAAGGCCATCGAGTCGTTCGCGGGCGTTTATAGGCGCATCGAATTGAAAGCGGATGTCGACGGTGTCATGGTCGTCGACGATTATGCCCATCATCCTACCGAAGTACAGGCTACTCTATCCGCATTGAAATCAGGCTGGCCTCACAGGCGGGTTGTGGCAGTCTTTCAGCCGCATCTATATTCACGCACGAGAGATTTTCATGATGAATTTGGAAGGAGCTTTCTCAACGCTGATGTCCTGGTCGTCACAGAGATTTATCCTGCGCGTGAGGAACCAATTCAAGGCATCACAGGGGAATTGATCGTAAGCGATGCGAGATCGTTCGGACACAAAGAAGCATTTTACGTTCAGGACAAAAAACAGCTTCCGGAGTTTTTAATGAAGCTAAAAAAATCAGGCGACATCATAGTGACCCTCGGAGCCGGCGACATTACGAAATATGGGGAAGATTTTATCGTCAAGTTGAGAACCGAATCAGTAATACGGAATGCGGGGAATCCCGGAAAACCCATCGCTAGCTCCGAACGTGAGGCCGAAAAAACCGCGGCAAGGAAGAAGTAAATGCTCTCTATTGATCAGATAAAAAAGTTTTTCAGAGGCTACATCGGGATCGGCGAACCGCTGGCAAGGCTGACGACGTTCAAGGTCGGTGGGCAGGCTGACTTTTATTTTGAACCTGCAGATCCAGGTGACCTTGCAGTTTTGGTCAGCCTCTTGAACGAAAACCAGTTTCCGTTCGTGCTCATGACTACCGGAAGCAATATCTTGGTGAGCGACCATGGCTATCGTGGAGCAGTGATTAATCTCGAACGCGGCCTCGGTAAGATTGAATTTGACGGGGAATTTGTGAAAGCGGGTGCAGGAGCAAAGTTGGCACATTTCGTCGATGCCTGTGTAGAAGAAAATCTGCACGGGGCCGAGATGCTTGCGGGAATTCATGGCACTCTCGGCGGAGCGGTCGTGTCGAACGAGCGTGCGTACGGCGGTACAATATCCGATCATCTCGTAGAAGTCGAATTAATTCGCAGAGGGGAGCCGACAAAACTCCCAAAAGAGGCGATCATATTCGGCTACCGGTACAGTTCGCTCCAGGACGACATTGTGGTCGGC harbors:
- the murF gene encoding UDP-N-acetylmuramoyl-tripeptide--D-alanyl-D-alanine ligase, giving the protein MRDVHEIPGAEFHNVNFKSARSVSTDSRTLSAGEIFFAIRGDKFDGHNFVRDAVVKGTACAVVDRRWYETSHQLSALDRGPLVVVEDTTRALGNLARIYRRKFSMPVIAIGGSNGKTTTKEMAAAVLEKKFRVAKTSGNHNNQIGVPSTIFGFKKYHDAAVVEIGTNHFGEIKRLCEILEPNAGLITNIGAEHLEFFKDLSGVRKEEEGLFDFLTVSDGTAFINVDDRNITGMSRLPKHRFGFGFQSGTAKRRNLSGRLFGIDRRGCALFEIRYSGRTELVRLRIPGIHNAMNALAAAAIGCKYGISLSNIKSALENYRAFEKRMQLIETRGVRILNDTYNSNPESALSAIRWLSMIRAKGKKVAVLADMLELGESALQEHRKIGNEIAEINFDYLLTYGNLAKEISAAADSHEYHGTAGKMKIEAFDDKEKLSRRLLDIISVGDIVLIKGSRGMKMEEVVSALTNRLPNRGFR
- the mraY gene encoding phospho-N-acetylmuramoyl-pentapeptide-transferase — encoded protein: MLYYLFDLLEKHFHPPGFGVFRYITFRSALAAITALLISFVIGPVVIRKLHKHQIGEQEKVEGPASHLSKAGTPTMGGIIIIGSVVVPLLLWGDLANPYVRLILLITLWLGMLGFVDDYMKVVRKKRKGLIARYKLIGQFGIGLIVGAALYFSPQFFPFNSVTTVPFFKNLNFDYSFFYIPVVIFVITATSNAVNLTDGLDGLAVGAVGIVALTLALMSYISGNIDFSRYLNIIYLRGTGELTVYCAALVGASLGFLWYNAYPARVFMGDTGSLALGGVIAGISIMIKKELVLPILGGIFLAEELSVIIQVLYFKYTKKKYGEGRRIFKMAPLHHHFELYGVPEPKIVTRFYIVGILLAILSLTTFKVR
- the murD gene encoding UDP-N-acetylmuramoyl-L-alanine--D-glutamate ligase; this encodes MAKPDKIKSARVSVLGAARSGLSVAGLLKSQGAVVFVSDKKPKEESAQESRTLDNLGVDYEFGAHTDKIFDADFIVISPGVPSNSNLVHHAEKVGLKVYSEVEVASWFCRAPIVAITGSNGKTTTTTLIGKIFENAGWKTIVAGNIGFPFSDYVLDTDEKSVAVVEVSSFQLDHIDTFKPKAAVLLNITPDHLDRYENYEAYKNSKFRIFMNQTPHDFAIYNHDDEAVSKHCSKLDIIKLPFSVKGKISSGAFVESDEVFFVGEGKQDHLIGSGEIKIPGIHNLYNSIASALAARSLGVSPGVIADTLREFPGVEHRLEPVRELGGVRYINDSKATNVDAVWYALGSFESPIVLIAGGKDKGNDYSPLFDLVRKKVRAMVLIGQAAAKMQKEFSDKTKCVMASSMEDAVAKARGEAKPGHVVLLSPACASFDMFHDYEHRGREFKRLVMELE
- a CDS encoding putative peptidoglycan glycosyltransferase FtsW; the protein is MKKMKPADKWFLFAVISLMLMSLVVVYSASAFWAELKFQNPAYLLKSHLFKVLVGIVLIFVFAKLDYHKYQKHALHILVISALLLIVALGQRVMIKGAARWIHLGIFSFEPSEIARIAILFFIAAYLTENSEKLHDYRSLSQPLAASGIIAGLIVLQPNFSTALMIFAVVGLMFVAGGVGKAHLAILVVGVIIIGAGVLTFESYRIARVQAWMNHGSGNYQVQQSIIGFGNGGIFGAGPGNSRQRNLFLPESYGDFIYSIIGEEYGLWGSILVMLIFLFIALRGTAIAKLAPDRFGSLLAAGITSGICLYAFVNAAVAIGIFPTTGLPMPFVSYGGTAMIVNSIAVGIVLNVSKQIPATEKEYYSIARRKKHTVRDNDEPVVGRVYS
- the murG gene encoding undecaprenyldiphospho-muramoylpentapeptide beta-N-acetylglucosaminyltransferase, which codes for MVKVVFAGGGTGGHLFPAIAIAERLMEKKDVDVMFVGTKNKIEGRVVPQLGYNFFAIWIGGFSRKFKLSNLLLPLKILVSVFQSLKLLLTFKPQVVVGTGGYVSGPVCAAAVVTRTPIILQEHNSYPGVMTRLFAPFAREIHIAFDSSRRYFRSTRNLFLTGSPIRKMSKVNRRDALRFFGLNPEKHTLLVTGGSLGAVRLNTAVLESVDDLLKRDYQLIWQTGSVDFDRIIGRQRQNLGRIIVEKFLDKMEYAYSAADIAVCRAGATTVAELIYFNLPALIVPYPHAAANHQVENARTLVASGAAVMVQEFEIGEKFKKELFALVDDSDRLSEMSKKIGGLSRDDAAEIIAESILRIAGTDA
- the murC gene encoding UDP-N-acetylmuramate--L-alanine ligase, giving the protein MFKSVRKIHMVGIGGIGMSGIAEILMDQGFEVSGSDRQLTEITERLAKLGAKIFRDHAAKNLDDADVVVYSSAVHLDNPELVAAAEKKIPVIRRAEMLAELMRMKYGIAIAGTHGKTTTTSMTSLVLMEGNMDPTVIVGGKLSSLGGTNARLGHGDYIVVEADEFDRSFLQLTPVIAAITTLEREHLDIYSDLEDIKRAFMEFANKVPFYGFVILCLDEPSIQEILPSIRKKVVTYGISAQSDLRAVNISFAENRSKYNLLRFGKDLGEIELSVPGLHNVKNSLAAIGIGLELGIEFSKIKKAIESFAGVYRRIELKADVDGVMVVDDYAHHPTEVQATLSALKSGWPHRRVVAVFQPHLYSRTRDFHDEFGRSFLNADVLVVTEIYPAREEPIQGITGELIVSDARSFGHKEAFYVQDKKQLPEFLMKLKKSGDIIVTLGAGDITKYGEDFIVKLRTESVIRNAGNPGKPIASSEREAEKTAARKK
- the murB gene encoding UDP-N-acetylmuramate dehydrogenase translates to MLSIDQIKKFFRGYIGIGEPLARLTTFKVGGQADFYFEPADPGDLAVLVSLLNENQFPFVLMTTGSNILVSDHGYRGAVINLERGLGKIEFDGEFVKAGAGAKLAHFVDACVEENLHGAEMLAGIHGTLGGAVVSNERAYGGTISDHLVEVELIRRGEPTKLPKEAIIFGYRYSSLQDDIVVGASFKFPFGDKTEMKRVCRELILRRRESQPDDSTSAGWIFKNPVMNSAARLIENCGLNGLKIRDARVPEKHPNFIVNLGNASSGDILKIIRRIEDEVQTKFGVMLELDVRLLGFPERIDGRVEELASNEA